From the genome of Perca flavescens isolate YP-PL-M2 chromosome 1, PFLA_1.0, whole genome shotgun sequence, one region includes:
- the e2f8 gene encoding transcription factor E2F8: protein MGPLTTPKKGREVCSVDPWTPTSNLKMLISAASPDIRNREKELCLDNDGRDALDPSQDTENGEESEKMISRKEKSLGLLCHKFLARYPDCPNPALNNDICLDDVATELSVERRRIYDIMNVLESLHMVSRSAKNRYTWHGRTKLAQTLAILKQVGEEHRYGQQMQHIRQRLVDKEFDFDAEEKENEEVVELENGDQGQKELFFVELPGVEFKAASVNSRKDKSLRVMSQKFVMLFLVSNPRVVSLDVAAKILIGEDQGADQDKNKFKTKVRRLYDIANVLRSLKLIEKVHVTEERGRKPAFEWVGPEEFPQVKDLESSTSECLSKKKSVLESRASVDNCAKNLFPASGAKRSFTRHPSLIKLAKSIHDDRRKINSAPSSPVKSALSDSPNTDFPNKMAQLAAICQIELDQESGTGAEDPKPAAAAAAAAAETNTAAVKFEQSSSVSMEPPHAPLLTPTQEQRVNTTIHLTPHTPLAGLPAGSVAYIPAQYSSLIPVLLPQQRGSGPYAVYLHPSSPRPNPLVRPQPTSLAVRSMTFEDKTGQSPTGQNAARSVPTFRASDVSPLALKRLRSESALESSPSKAKRTDPNFKDTSPKLCEILQARLKARRGCQHSSRPSPRALHLDPEFVNTPGGAVATQTLEQSLETFLDREDKTPSSDSEAGLTPVRVVPITPGQLHTETLVPAGYLIPISQQSLIGYKEIQGSGRESNNAATPTYNIYQTPTAGSRPVLAQEITPTGLRLHKPAATAASPYNAQQDHRLHSPSPAILNFTLQNLGLISGSSPGNAFATPQTPECANTMPSPLALQQRGMVFIKPGSPVPLQQSVSGQPMTLFSVQQPLMTTPKGTGLPQHSFFHTPGPLSPLAAMVTTGAHLAPKTVYIPQRKLDVATEDS from the exons ATGGGTCCCCTCACTACACCTAAAAAAGGAAGAGAAGTATGTTCTGTTGACCCCTGGACGCCGACTTCCAACCTCAAAATGCTCATCAGTGCTGCTAGTCCTGACATCAGGAACCGAGAGAAAGAGCTGTGCCTGGACAATGACGGGCGGGACGCTCTTGACCCTTCACAG GACACTGAAAATGGAGAAGAGTCAGAGAAAATGATCAGCAGGAAAGAGAAGAGTCTGGGGTTGCTCTGTCATAAATTCCTCGCCCGCTACCCAGATTGCCCAAACCCTGCCCTCAACAACGACATCTGCCTGGATGATGTGGCCACTGAGCTCA GCGTAGAACGCCGGCGCATCTACGACATCATGAACGTGCTGGAGAGTCTGCACATGGTGAGCCGCTCGGCCAAGAACCGCTACACATGGCACGGGCGGACCAAACTGGCGCAGACTCTGGCCATTTTGAAGCAGGTGGGCGAGGAGCACAGGTACGGCCAGCAGATGCAGCACATCCGGCAGCGCCTCGTGGACAAGGAGTTTGACTTTGACGcggaggagaaggagaacgAGGAGGTGGTGGAGCTGGAGAACGGGGATCAAGGACAGAAGGAACTTTTCTTTGTGGAGCTTCCAGGAGTAGAGTTCAAAGCAG CCTCTGTTAACAGTCGGAAGGACAAATCTCTGAGGGTGATGAGCCAGAAGTTTGTCATGCTCTTCCTGGTGTCTAATCCTCGCGTGGTCAGTCTAGACGTGGCTGCCAAGATCCTGATCGGAGAAGACCAGGGTGCAGATCAAGACAAGAACAAGTTCAAGA CCAAAGTGCGCCGGCTGTATGATATAGCTAACGTGCTACGGAGCCTGAAGCTCATCGAGAAAGTCCACGTGAcagaagagagggggaggaaacCGGCCTTTGAATGGGTTGGCCCCGAAGAATTCCCACAAGTCAAAG ACTTGGAGAGCTCCACGTCTGAATGTTTATCCAAGAAGAAAAGTGTACTGGAGTCCCGTGCATCTGTGGACAACTGTGCCAAAAACCTATTTCCAGCGTCCGGGGCCAAACGCAGCTTCACCCGGCACCCCTCCCTCATAAAGCTGGCCAAGAGCATTCATGACGACCGCCGAAAGATCAACTCTGCCCCCAGCAGTCCTGTCAAGAGTGCCCTCA GCGATTCACCAAACACCGACTTCCCAAACAAAATGGCCCAACTTGCTGCTATTTGTCAGATCGAGCTCGACCAGGAGTCGGG GACCGGAGCTGAGGACCCaaagcctgctgctgctgctgctgctgctgccgccgagACGAACACTGCTGCTGTGAAGTTTGAGCAATCCTCCTCTGTTTCTATGGAGCCGCCACATGCCCCGTTACTAACTCCAACCCAGGAGCAAAGAGTCAACACTACTATCCACCTCACCCCCCACACGCCGCTGGCAGGCCTGCCCGCGGGCTCCGTCGCCTACATCCCTGCGCAGTATTCATCCCTGATCCCCGTCCTGTTACCTCAGCAGCGGGGGAGCGGGCCCTACGCCGTGTATTTGCACCCTTCTTCCCCCAGGCCGAACCCTCTGGTCAGGCCGCAGCCAACCAGCCTCGCCGTGCGCTCTATGACCTTTGAGGATAAGACTGGGCAGAGCCCGACGGGCCAGAATGCAGCTAGGAGCGTGCCGACCTTCAGGGCGTCAGACGTCAGCCCCTTGGCGCTCAAACGGTTGCGTTCAGAGTCGGCCTTAGAGAGCAGCCCCTCCAAAGCCAAGAGGACCGACCCCAACTTtaag GACACCTCTCCAAAACTGTGTGAGATCCTGCAGGCCCGTCTGAAGGCCCGCCGCGGTTGTCAGCACTCAAGCCGGCCCTCGCCTCGCGCCCTCCACCTGGACCCGGAGTTTGTCAACACCCCCGGCGGTGCCGTAGCCACCCAGACACTAGAGCAGAGCTTGGAGACCTTCCTGGACAGAGAGGACAAGACGCCGTCCTCCGACAGCGAGGCCGGCTTAACGCCAGTCAGAGTCGTACCCATCACGCCAGGGCAACTCCACACCGAG ACTTTAGTACCGGCCGGATACCTGATCCCAATCTCCCAGCAGTCCCTCATCGGCTACAAGGAAATTCAAGGTTCAGGGAGAGAAAGCAACAACGCCGCAACTCCCACTTACAACATCTACCAAACACCAACTGCAG GCTCCAGACCTGTCCTAGCCCAGGAGATTACACCCACCGGCCTTCGTCTTCACAAACCCGCTGCTACTGCCGCCTCGCCATACAACGCCCAGCAAGACCACCGCCTCCACAGCCCCAGTCCTGCCATCCTCAACTTCACCCTGCAGAACCTGGGTCTGATCTCAGGCTCCAGCCCAGGAAACGCCTTCGCTACCCCCCAGACTCCAGAGTGTGCCAACACCATGCCCAGCCCGCTGGCTCTGCAACAGAGAGGCATGGTTTTCATCAAACCTGGGTCCCCTGTGCCTCTCCAGCAGTCTGTATCAGGGCAACCAATGACCCTGTTCAGTGTACAAcag CCTCTGATGACCACCCCCAAAGGGACAGGGCTCCCCCAGCACAGCTTCTTCCACACGCCAGGCCCCCTCTCCCCTCTGGCTGCCATGGTAACCACCGGTGCACACCTGGCCCCTAAAACTGTTTACATTCCTCAGAGGAAGCTGGACGTCGCCACTGAGGACTCCTGA